The proteins below are encoded in one region of Carettochelys insculpta isolate YL-2023 chromosome 32, ASM3395843v1, whole genome shotgun sequence:
- the LOC142004691 gene encoding olfactory receptor 14A16-like: MSNQTSVTEFLLLGFSYVRDLQILHFFFFLVIYLAALMGNLLIISAIALDHHLHTPMYFFLGNLSFLDICYISVTVPKSMANSLNNNRLISFSGCVAQLYFGITFAFAEVTLLTVMAYDRYVAICHPLRYRLIMTRGACVQMAAGSWVSSSIYSVLHTANTFRLTFCGSNVVDQFFCDIPQLLKRACTDTSANEGLVIAVSVLVGLFFFISIFLSYIHIFSAVLRIPSSQGRYKAFSTCVPHLLVFSLFISTGIYTYLRPGSAASSYQGILAAVLYTVVSPIINPLIYSLRNKEIKEALGKILSKMFFTKNIFTS; encoded by the coding sequence ATGTCTAACCAAACAAGTGTGACCGAGTTCCTTCTCCTTGGATTCTCTTATGTCCGGGACCTGCAGATATtacacttctttttctttctggttaTTTACCTGGCGGCCCTGATGGGGAACCTTCTCATCATCTCAGCCATAGCCCTCGACCACCatcttcacacccccatgtacttcttcctgggCAACTTGTCCTTCCTAGACATCTGCTACATCTCTGTCACCGTCCCCAAGTCCATGGCAAACTCCTTGAACAACAATAGGTTGATCTCCTTCTCTGGCTGTGTGGCCCAACTCTATTTTGGCATCACCTTTGCCTTTGCAGAGGTAACCCTTCTCACGGTGATGGcatacgaccgctacgtggccatctgccacccGTTACGTTACAGGCTCATCATGACCAGAGGCGCTTGTGTACAGATGGCTGCTGGTTCCTGGGTCAGCAGCTCTATCTATTCAGTGCTGCACACGGCAAATACTTTTCGATTAACTTTTTGTGGGTCCAATGTGGTTGACCAGTTCTTCTGTGATATCCCCCAGCTATTGAAACGCGCTTGTACAGATACGAGCGCAAACGAAGGTCTAGTTATTGCAGTAAGTGTTTTGGTGggcttatttttcttcatttctatATTTCTTTCATACATTCACATATTTTCTGCCGTGCTGCGAATCCCCTCTTCACAGGGCAGGTATAAAGCTTTCTCCACGTGTGTGCCACATCTACTCGTATTTTCGTTGTTTATCAGCACTGGAATATATACGTATCTCAGGCCAGGATCAGCAGCTTCCTCATATCAGGGCATCCTGGCTGCGGTATTGTATACTGTGGTTTCCCCAATAATAAATCCGCTCATTTACAGCCTGAGAAACAAGGAGATAAAAGAAGCTCTGGGCAAAATTTTAAGCAAGATGTTTTTCACCAAGAACATTTTCACTTCTTAA